The DNA sequence AGCACGAGTGGTGGTCGCCATGGCGCTGACCAGGGACGACATCTGGGCGGTCGCCGACCGGCTCGACGCGGAAGGGAAGGCACCGACCCTGGCAGCCGTCCGCAAAGCGCTTGGCAGGGGAAGCTTCACGACCATCTCCGAAGCCATGCGCGAGTGGCATCAGCGGCGAAAGGAGAAGACGGACAAAACGCAGGAAGCCGGCCCCGTACCACCCGACCTGGACGAGGCCGTCCGCCGCTTCTCTCAGGAAGTCTGGGCGAAAGCTACGGAGATCGCCAAGGCGGAGGAGGCGAAGCTGGCGCACGAGTACGCCGAGGCCAGGA is a window from the Pelomicrobium methylotrophicum genome containing:
- a CDS encoding DNA-binding protein — its product is MALTRDDIWAVADRLDAEGKAPTLAAVRKALGRGSFTTISEAMREWHQRRKEKTDKTQEAGPVPPDLDEAVRRFSQEVWAKATEIAKAEEAKLAHEYAEARKEWDRERQELEAVAEDLSTALEECQAKADEAAAALADLARRHAETEALLITLKEKARENEARIEELREENKRLHDLLMQAVSKED